One Microcebus murinus isolate Inina chromosome 10, M.murinus_Inina_mat1.0, whole genome shotgun sequence DNA segment encodes these proteins:
- the LOC105870410 gene encoding keratin, type II cuticular Hb5, protein MSCRSYRISSGCGVTRNFSSCSAVAPKTGNRCCISAAPYRGVSCYRGLTGFGSRSLCNLGPCGPRVAAGGFRAGSCGRSFGYRSGGVCGPSAPCITTVSVNESLLTPLNLEIDPNAQCVKHEEKEQIKCLNSKFAAFIDKVRFLEQQNKLLETKWQFYQNRECCESNLEPLFSGYIETLRREAECVEADSGRLASELNHVQEVLEGYKKRYEEEVALRATAENEFVVLKKDVDCAYLRKSDLEANVEALVEESSFLRRLYEEEIRVLQAHISDTSVIVKMDNSRDLNMDCVVAEIKAQYDDVASRSRAEAESWYRSKCEEMKATVIRHGETLRRTKEEINELNRMVQRLTAEIENAKCQRAKLEAAVAETEQQGEAALNDARCKLAELEAALQKAKQDMACLLKEYQEVMNSKLGLDIEIATYRRLLEGEESRLCEGVGSVNVCVSSSRGGVSCGGLTYSTTPGRQIASGPAATGGCITVPAPDSCAPCQPRPCSFSCGSSRSVRFA, encoded by the exons ATGTCGTGCCGCTCCTACAGGATCAGCTCGGGATGTGGGGTCACCAGGAACTTCAGCTCCTGCTCAGCTGTGGCCCCCAAAACTGGCAACCGCTGCTGCATCAGCGCCGCCCCCTACCGAGGGGTTTCCTGCTACCGGGGGCTGACGGGCTTCGGCAGCCGCAGCCTCTGTAACCTGGGCCCCTGCGGACCCCGCGTGGCTGCCGGGGGCTTCCGCGCCGGCTCCTGCGGGCGCAGCTTCGGATACCGCTCCGGGGGCGTGTGCGGGCCCAGCGCCCCCTGCATCACCACAGTGTCGGTCAACGAGAGCCTCCTCACGCCCCTCAACCTGGAGATCGACCCCAACGCGCAGTGCGTCAAGCACGAGGAGAAGGAGCAGATCAAGTGCCTCAACAGCAAATTTGCTGCCTTCATCGACAAG GTGCGCTTCCTGGAGCAGCAGAACAAGCTGCTGGAGACCAAGTGGCAGTTCTACCAGAACCGCGAGTGCTGCGAGAGCAACCTGGAGCCCCTGTTCAGCGGCTACATCGAGACGCTGAGGCGGGAGGCCGAGTGCGTGGAGGCCGACAGCGGGAGGCTGGCCTCGGAGCTCAACCACGTGCAGGAGGTGCTGGAGGGCTACAAGAAGAG GTATGAAGAGGAGGTGGCCCTGAGAGCCACAGCAGAGAACGAGTTCGTGGTTCTAAAGAAG GACGTGGACTGCGCCTATTTGCGGAAATCAGACCTGGAGGCCAATGTGGAGGCCCTGGTGGAGGAGTCCAGCTTCCTGCGGCGCCTCTATGAAGAG GAGATCCGTGTTCTTCAAGCCCACATCTCAGACACCTCAGTCATTGTCAAAATGGACAACAGTCGGGACCTGAACATGGACTGCGTTGTCGCTGAGATCAAGGCTCAGTATGATGATGTCGCCAGCCGCAGCCGGGCCGAGGCCGAGTCCTGGTACCGCAGCAAG TGCGAGGAGATGAAGGCCACGGTGATCAGGCACGGGGAGACCCTGCGCCGCACCAAGGAGGAGATCAACGAGCTGAACCGCATGGTCCAGAGGCTGACGGCTGAAATTGAGAATGCCAAGTGCCAG CGTGCCAAGCTGGAGGCCGCCGTGGCCGAGACTGAGCAGCAGGGCGAGGCAGCCCTCAATGATGCGCGCTGCAAGCTGGCTGAGCTGGAGGCCGCCCTGCAGAAGGCCAAGCAGGACATGGCCTGCCTGCTCAAGGAGTACCAGGAGGTGATGAACTCCAAGCTGGGCCTAGACATCGAGATCGCCACCTACAGGCGCCTGCTGGAGGGCGAGGAGAGCAG GCTGTGTGAAGGTGTGGGCTCCGTGAATGTCT GTGTCAGCAGCTCCCGTGGTGGAGTCTCCTGTGGGGGCCTCACCTACAGCACCACCCCAGGGCGCCAGATCGCCTCTGGCCCCGCAGCCACAGGGGGCTGCATCACGGTGCCAGCCCCCGACTCCTGTGCACCCTGCCAGCCCCGCCCCTGCAGCTTCAGCTGCGGAAGCAGCCGGTCCGTCCGCTTCGCCTAG